Below is a window of Hyalangium ruber DNA.
ACGGCGGTGGCGCGCTTCTCCCGCGAGCGCTACGCCCGAGAGATCCTGGCGGTCTACCAAGGGCTCCTGCGCGCGGAGGGCACTCCGTGAGGCGCACGCGCCGGCTCGTCACCGTCTCCCACTCTTATGTGGTGGCCCTCAACCGGCGCCTGGCCAACGAGATGGCGCGCGTGGGAGCTGGCCGTTGGGAGGTGACGGCGGTGGCGCCGCGCTTCTTCCATGGCGACCTGAGCCCCATCACGCTCCAGCGCGAGCCGGAGGAGGCAAGCCAGCTGGCGGCGGTGCGCGCGCACTTCAGTCGCTCGGCGCACATGTTCGTCTACGGGCCGGAGTTGCGCGCGAGGCTGGCGGGCGGCGTGGACCTGGTACACGCGTGGGAAGAGCCCTACGTCTTCGCGGGAGCGGAGGTCGCGCTGCTCACGCCGCGAAAGGTGCCACTCGTCTTCTCCACGGCCCAGAACCTCTCTAAGCGCTACCCGCCGCCGTTCGCCCAGCTCGAGCGACTCGTGGTGGCCCGCTCGGCGGGCTGGGTCGCCTTCGGAGAGACGGTGAAGCAGAACCTGCTCACCCGCCCCGGCTATGCCCAGCGCCCGGCGCGCTACATCCCCATGGGCGTGGACGTGGAGCTGTTCCGGCCGGACCGGGCGCTGGGTGCGGACTTCCTGCGCGAGCTCGGGTGGGAGGCCGAGGGTCCTCCGGTGGTGGGCTACCTCGGGCGTTTCGTGCCAGAGAAGGGCGTGGAGCTGCTGCGGGGCGTCCTGGAGCGCCTCACCACGCCCTGGCGTGCGCTCTTCGTGGGCGGAGGCCCGATGGAGGCGAGCCTGCGCGCGTGGGGCGAGCGGCAGGGAGGCCGGGTCCGGGTCGTCACGGGCGTGACGCACGCCCGCGTCCCGAGCGCGCTCAACGCGATGGATGTGCTGTGCGCGCCGAGCCAGACGACGCTCAAGTGGAAGGAGCAGTTCGGCCGGATGCTGGCGGAGGGGTTCGCGTGCGGCGTCCCCGTGCTCACGAGCGACTCCGGAGAGATTCCCCACACCGCGGGGGACGCGGGCCGGGTGCTCCCCGAGGCGGATACGGCCGCCTGGACCGCGGCGTTGTCCGAGGTGCTGGAGAGCCCCGAGCGCCGGCGTGAGCTCTCTGCCCGGGGGCGCGAGCGCGCCGTGACGCGGTTCTCCTGGCCCGTGGTGGCGCGCGAACATCTCGACTTTTTCGAGTCCGTGCTCGGCTGACCGTGGTTTCATGCTGGGCATGGAGATGCCCTCGGAGCTCCAAGCCCGCACCATCCCCGGGCTGCATGACGAAGTGGTCGCCGTGCTCCAGCGACACTTGCCCGCTCCGGCGCGCCTCGTGGACCTTGGCGCGGGCTCTGGCGCCTGGGCCGCGCGCCTCGTCTCCCACGGCTACGCCCTCACCGCCATCGAGCGCGACGCCGCCTTCTACCGCTTCACCGGCGCGCCCCTCATCGTCGCGGACCTCAATGAGCCCTTCAGCGCCCGGCTCCCAGGAACCTTCGACGGGCTCACGGCCATCGAGGTCATCGAGCACCTGGAGAACCCTCGCGCCTTCCTGCGCGAGTGCCACAAGCTGCTCGCGCCTTCAGGGCTGTTGGTGCTCACCACGCCCAACATCGAGAACGTGCCCGCGCGCCTGCAGTTCCTCGCCACCGGCGGCCTGCGCATGTTCGGCCGGGACACGCGCTACAACGACCCGACGCACATCACGCCGATCCACACCTATATGCTCGAGCGGATGATGCGCGACACGGGCTTCAGCCTCGTCGAGCACACCTTCAACAAGCCGCGCCCCACGGTGACCAAGCTGGCGAACCGGATCCTCTCCCGCGCCGTGGCCCCGCTGCTCCGGGGCCTCAAGGGCGGGGACTGCCACATCTTCGTGATGCGAAAGCAGTAGCGCCGCGCGAGGCGCTCACCGCGCGGCCTGGCGCTCCAGGAGCTCGACGATGGCGGCGGACATGCCGTCCCACGTCTGAGAGCGCAGCTCCTCGGCGAGCCGGGAGACATGGGGCGAGAACTCCGCCTCCCGGGCCCGCCATCCTTCCAGGCGCCGCACCAGCTCCTCCACATCGTTCGGATCATCGATCAGCAACGTCTTCAGCGCGTCGGGGTAGCGCTCGGCCACGCCCGCCGTCCGGCTCACCAGCGCTGGGAGCCCGGTACACAGCGCCTCGTGGACTCCCAGCCCGTAGGCCTCGTAGCGCGTGGGCGCGATGAGCAGATCCGCGGCGGCCATGAGCACGGGCACGTCCTTGCGGAAGCCGAGGAACTGGATGCGCTCGCCCAGCCCGCGCGCCTGAGCCTCCCGCTCCCACAGCTCGCGCTGAGCGCCCACGCCCACGACCTTCAAGTCCACGTTCCACTCGCCGCGCGCGCACAGCCGTGCCCAGGCCGGGAAGACCGTGTCGAACCCCTTGCGTCGGTCCCCCAGCGCGCCGACGAAGAGCGCCACCCGCCGCCCCTCGGGCCACCCCAACGATGCCCGCGCCTCGAGCCGCTCCTGCGCGCTCCGGGGACGAAACCGCTCCGCTTCGATGCCGTAGTACACGACATGGATGCGCTCGGGCGAAGCGCCCGTGGCCTGCACGATGTCCGCCTTCGTCCGCTCGGAGTTGGCGATGATGACCCGCGCGCGCCGCAGCGCCTTGCGCTCGCCGCGCAGGTACAGCCGGTGGCTCACCCGCCCCTTGAGACGGCGGAGCATGGAGCCGGTGCCCTCGGAGACATAGGCCCCGTGGACATAATGGACCCAGTTGGCCGCGGGTACCTGGCAGTTGCCGCCGTTGGCCAGCACCTGCCCGCCCTCGGCCAGCGTTCGCCACGCCCAGAGCCGCCCGACCCTGTCCAGCAGGGGTTCGCCCAGCATGTACGCGTTGGCGGGCTTGGGAACGCGGATGAAGCGCACGTTGGGGAAGCCGAGCAGCTCCTCGGCCACCCGGTGCGCCACGAGGCGGACCGGACCGCCCTGGCGCGCCAGATAGCTGGCCAGGGCGAGGTTGGCGCGATCCATTCCGCCGGTCGAGACGAAGTCACCGGCGATGAGGGTGTAGGGTCGCATTCGGTGTGGGGCGCGGCGTCTGCCGGGCCGCGTGGAAGAAGGCTCCGAAGAGGGCAGCGTTGAGCAACCAGAACTCCATGCCGGCCTGGCTCATGAAGAACGGGTAGCTGAAGGTGAGCGCGATGGCCCCCAGGTCATACGCGAAGATGACGCTGCCCCACAGCCAGAACTCACCTTGCTCCCCACGCTGAAGCGCGAGCCGGAACACCCAGAGGGCGGTGGCCAGCAGCGCCAACGGGTAGAGCAGCAGCACCAGCACGCCGCCATCGAAGATCCACGCCGTCCACTGGATCTCCACCCAGAGCGGAGGCCGGGACGGATCGCTGTTGTCTCCGAAGTAGGCGTTCGCCATCCCGTAGCGCCCCAGCCCGGCGCCCAACGGATACGCGGGGACGACATCGTTGAAGGTGCCCTCCAGGAAGTGGCCGCGGTTGCTGTAGTAGACCTGCCCGGCGTCCGCCTCGAAGAGGCGGTTCCAACGAGCGGTGGCGGCCTCGCCTCCCATGGTGACGGCCCAGCCCACGGCCACCACGGCCAGCCCGCCCACCACCGCCAGCAGCTTGGTCAGCCGCAGGATTCGGCCCGAGAGCATGAGCACCCCCGCCATGGCCATGAGGCACACCACCAGCATGAGGGCCAGGGCCCGCACCTGACAGAGGTAGAGGCTGACGATGCCCACGAAGATTCCAC
It encodes the following:
- a CDS encoding glycosyltransferase family 4 protein encodes the protein MRRTRRLVTVSHSYVVALNRRLANEMARVGAGRWEVTAVAPRFFHGDLSPITLQREPEEASQLAAVRAHFSRSAHMFVYGPELRARLAGGVDLVHAWEEPYVFAGAEVALLTPRKVPLVFSTAQNLSKRYPPPFAQLERLVVARSAGWVAFGETVKQNLLTRPGYAQRPARYIPMGVDVELFRPDRALGADFLRELGWEAEGPPVVGYLGRFVPEKGVELLRGVLERLTTPWRALFVGGGPMEASLRAWGERQGGRVRVVTGVTHARVPSALNAMDVLCAPSQTTLKWKEQFGRMLAEGFACGVPVLTSDSGEIPHTAGDAGRVLPEADTAAWTAALSEVLESPERRRELSARGRERAVTRFSWPVVAREHLDFFESVLG
- a CDS encoding class I SAM-dependent methyltransferase: MLGMEMPSELQARTIPGLHDEVVAVLQRHLPAPARLVDLGAGSGAWAARLVSHGYALTAIERDAAFYRFTGAPLIVADLNEPFSARLPGTFDGLTAIEVIEHLENPRAFLRECHKLLAPSGLLVLTTPNIENVPARLQFLATGGLRMFGRDTRYNDPTHITPIHTYMLERMMRDTGFSLVEHTFNKPRPTVTKLANRILSRAVAPLLRGLKGGDCHIFVMRKQ
- a CDS encoding glycosyltransferase family 4 protein, which produces MRPYTLIAGDFVSTGGMDRANLALASYLARQGGPVRLVAHRVAEELLGFPNVRFIRVPKPANAYMLGEPLLDRVGRLWAWRTLAEGGQVLANGGNCQVPAANWVHYVHGAYVSEGTGSMLRRLKGRVSHRLYLRGERKALRRARVIIANSERTKADIVQATGASPERIHVVYYGIEAERFRPRSAQERLEARASLGWPEGRRVALFVGALGDRRKGFDTVFPAWARLCARGEWNVDLKVVGVGAQRELWEREAQARGLGERIQFLGFRKDVPVLMAAADLLIAPTRYEAYGLGVHEALCTGLPALVSRTAGVAERYPDALKTLLIDDPNDVEELVRRLEGWRAREAEFSPHVSRLAEELRSQTWDGMSAAIVELLERQAAR